GAGTAGCACAAGTCTTGGGCTGGGGAAGGTTATGTCATAAGCACATCTTCCCTTCCTTATCAGTTGTGGGTAAGAATCAAAGCCTTCACTCAAGGCTTCCTATCCTTCTCAGAGCTTCTGGATATGGTACTGTGGAGATGAGAGTGTTGGTTTACTcttatgctctgtgtgtgtggaaAAGTGAGTTACTGTGTATCACAGAAGCTCCCTGTGTGGCTGgagattttcatatatatatatatatgtaatctcCTTGTCCCGTGATGAAGGCACCATCTAGTAATGGCTTCTCACTGTCAGCCAAATTTCTATCCCTGatcaaatcatatatatatatatgtatatatatgacaaatatatatgtatatacatatgaatatatatgacaaatatatatggatattcttgaatatatatgattatgtatctatgtgtatatatctatgaacatgaatagattttatatatatgtatatatacatatataatgtatatatcttTCCCATTAAGCCAGGCTTTCTCAAACTCAGCTCCTTGGATATTCTGGGAAGGCGGACTTTTGTATGGTGGACACCTTGTGTGGTTCTGTGGCACTCTTGGTCTCTCCAGGCTGGTAGTAACCTTCATCATGGGAGAAACCTCTCTAGACACTCCTCATGCTTTCCATTCATCATGGTGTTGCTCTTAACACTGTCCTCTTTGTAACCTGAGTGGCTaggctatttccattttttttctttttcctgcccCTTTCAGCATTGCACCTAAGCCCATGTCCAGACAGGTGCTGTGCCCCATGACAGGGGAAATGAAGATTAGTTTATGTGTATTAGTTACAATGCATACCAGGttagaagtttaaaaatatatttattgacaCCAAGAGTCCCCCACACCTCATCATTTACTGTCTTTCCCCTGCAACACCAAGTAACATTAGTCTAAAGGCCCTATAATCTAGGCTAATGTCACTAGAAACCCCTGAACTGTGAGATTCATGTGTATAAACATAGTGACCAGGACATTGTCCTGCCTTACTCCAACCCTCCCCCAGACCACCATGGGCTTCCTGGGGCAGTCATTTCCTTGAAAGCTGGACTGTTCTGTTCTAACATAGACTCTAAGCTTTCCCAGGGCCCACCCTTGCTAACCGCCACATGAAAGCCAAGGGCTCCAGTTCAAAGGAGCATATAAAATGAGTGGCTTAAAAGCAGATAAACCAAGCCAACAACTGATGCTGGCTTAAGTTGAACATTTCCTTCTGGATGAAACCTTGGGACCAGAGCTCTCTAATCAAGGTCAGGATTTGGGGTATACCCAAACAGGGAGCACTCTTTAGTaccaaagaattttatttttagaaccaATGCTTCTGAGGAAGAGGACATACTGGTCACTTTTCCTACTAGGTGTTGAAACAGACAAAAGGGGCTTGTTATCGTAAtactaggaaggctgaggcaggacagccagaagttcaaggccagcctaggctagaaGACACGCTATTCTGAAATCCACTTAGCATGAAAATGTAGCACATAACACCTGAATTGTGTCAGATGCCTAGTCACACGAGTGTGTGTGCACCACGCCCCAAGGAGCGGGGGAAGAGAACAGCAAATACAGAACATAAAAACCAACTACTTTATTTATTGGTAAACATGAAAACTTGACTCAAGTGTATAGCACTGCTGCAGCGAGGCTCTCACGCGGgcacactacacacatatgcTTTGTAACATAGACTGTTGGGGTCACAGCACCAGGGAAAACACATAAGAAGGCAAAGTGGCTGAAAAGATTTGTAGATTTCAACTTTGGGACTGACGTAACCGGTAAAATAAAAGGCACCAAATCGGGGTTTGGAGACCGGCAGCAGGGGGACAAAGGCCAGTCAACCCAGATCCCCAAACAGGGTCACTTGTCAAACAGCTCATGGGACCCCCAAAAGACATGGAGGTGCCTTTAAGGCAGTGTCTGGCACAAAAGCTGCAGACCTTGGGTGAGGCAGCAAAGGATCCTGactgagggcagggagggaagcTGATGGCCCAGTAGGCAACCCTTTCTCCCTTGTTACCCACTCCCTGACCCTGAATTCTTCCCAGTGGTAGCTCCTGCTGCCAGTAACACAGCCCCTGGCACATCACAGGCATCTCTCGGGAGCCATGGATATACGTCTGTCCCCAAAGGCACAGTGCTGAGGTCGGTTTGGTTACACAAAGACCATCTTATTTGGTGTGCAGAGTGAGATACTGGGGTGAGGGGTGTGCACTTTGAAAGTGTGGCAGGTCCCAGACACCTCAGCCCACTGTCTGGCTGGTTTTAGAAGGGGAGAAACACATCCCTTCAAGGCAACTGGAGTGAAGCGCCCACACCTGCTGGCTGATCGGTCAACGGCAGAAGTAGGAACAAGTACCACCCAAACTTTTTGGCATCACAGACTCACTGACCAGATTGTCATGGCCCATGGTGACATTCCAGAAGATTCTGACATAGGCCAGCAACCTGACAAGGTAGTTTCAAGACAGCTACCAGGAACAGGGGATGGGGAGAAGGCATTTAGACAGGAGCTCAGAACTAGATTTATCTCCTAAAGACAGGGAATTGGGGCCCCCTGCCAGGCGGGCTGCCACTCTACCCCACCACACAAATGGCATAGGGATATTGCttttcagagaggaaggaaacacAAGCTCCCGTACATGGGAGAGGATTGTCAGGGAAAATGGGACCCAAGACTGGCCCACTCACCAGGCAGGGCTCTGCACTAGGACTATGGAGAATGCTTACGCAGTAGTCTAGAGATGTCCAATCTAGAGAGGCAGCACCTGCATGTCCACACCGGAGCTACCGTGGTGACCTATGGGGCCCTTATAATAAAACTCCAAGTGGTGGGGAAAATTGCTCGCCCAGGACTCCAAGCTCCTCCTTAGCCTGCTCTGGGTTTCTAGCCTGCTCCTCCCCCAAGCCCAGGAGTGTCAGACCTCAGAACTAGGGTACAATTTAGTGGGCCAAAGCAGGGATCCAGAGGGGAACAGGGTCACTTCTCACTGGGGCTCAGGCCTGATTGCAGGAAGGAGGCAAGGAGGACATGACTCTCTCTGTTCCCAAGTCTAGTAGCACCCAGGTACACCTCAGTGCTGGACTCCAAACCCGGGCTGGGCTTTCAGAATTCAATCACAGCTAGAGAGGACACCACACCAGGGATAGAGACCGAAGAGTCCTGCAGAGTCCCTGAGCCCAACGTCACAACTaattatcctttttaaaatgaagctATAGCCTTACTTGCAAAGCACAGAGTGCCTTCCTCACCAGAAAGGCCCTGTCATGGCTGGACTTGGGAAGATGTCCTGCCAGCCTCACCCCCCTCTCCTCGCTGGCCTGAAGAGGGAGCTGTATCAGCAGCTACTCCCCTGATCCACCTCACAGTAGTTGGGTAAGGAGGGGAGGGTCTCACTAGGTCGAAGAGGGACATGTAGAAAGAATGCTTTGCCCAAGCAGGCAGCTCTTAAGTCAGCGGCCACCCGGCTAGGACAGACTGAagtggaggcccagagaggtagAATCAGCAGGAAGCCATTTCCCAGCCCTGAGTCTCAGGACAGGGCAGAGCTGGCCTCCCAGGTCAGGCATCAAAGCAAAACCAGAGACTGGAAGGCAGATCTGACTTGGGCAGTGGTCTCAATAATGCCTCAAGTTGAAGAAGCCCACACTGGTGGGAGACTCCTTCACGGTGACGGTGATGAGGTTGGCTGTGACGTCCGTGACAAAGACGTGCTCGATGAGACTGCGGGTAGGTTTCcagtcctggctggtctggatAGCTACGGACAGGTtctgcccagcactgggaagcgAGGACGAGTCAGGGTCTGAGTCAGAGCTACTATTCTCCTCTCCCGTGCTCATCTCAGACAGCGCAGGTGGCTTTCGGCCTTCTCCGGGGACTGTGTGGCCCTCCTGCCCACTGGAGGCAGCAACACATTTAACGGTGTCCCTCTTGACAGAAGGGGTGGGCAGAGCCGTTGTCTTGCAAGGGAGTTTTTCCCCTTTGTTGGTGTCTGTGGGAGAGTGGGTCATGTTTACTCCTGTGGAGCCACTCCCAGGACCCTTCCCTGTGGCTGGGTTGGTAGCAGGAACAGCCTTGGTGGCTGTAGCATGGCGAGCGAGCAGGCCCACACCAGGCACACCGTTTTTGACGCTCTGTAAGTCAAGGACCTGAAGGCTTAACTCCTGAGTGGGTGCCAGCTGGGAACCTGGAACCCCGGAATTattccctctctgctgctctgCAGCAGAACTGCCAGGGGTTTTAGGGACCTTGCTTCCTGAGGGGCTTACCCCTAGCTCCCCTTTCTGCGTCCTCACTTTCAGGTCCAGCCCGAGGCTACACTTGTTGGTAGCCTGGGACTTGAGTGCCAGTCGGCTGGCAGCCTGAACCTGACTCTGGCTCATTCGGTTCATGTAGTGTACAATAGAGCTCTGCCAGCTGATGCCACCTCGGTTGGGGCTCCCGGCCATACCTTTCATCAGACTGGCAAGGTTCTCTGGGGTCGCCATAGTGCTGGGGCCACCACAGGCCTCTTTGGTGTGGGCTTTCAGGGCAGCTAGGCCTGCCACCGGAGCACTGAGCGGAGGGGGTAGCTTGGTGGCTGAGGTCCCCAAATCCTTCCTGGTGGTCTTTAGCACCTTAGTCAGGCTTACAGGTCTCCGAGCTGCCTTCTGTTCTGGGGGTAGAGGCTTGCGTCCCCGCTTCTTTCGAATGGGATCCTTCAGTTCTGGCTTGGCTACCAGGATCTGGGCTTTTT
The nucleotide sequence above comes from Arvicanthis niloticus isolate mArvNil1 chromosome 6, mArvNil1.pat.X, whole genome shotgun sequence. Encoded proteins:
- the Cbx2 gene encoding chromobox protein homolog 2, which encodes MEELSSVGEQVFAAECILSKRLRKGKLEYLVKWRGWSSKHNSWEPEENILDPRLLLAFQKKEHEKEVQNRKRGKRPRGRPRKHTVMSSCSRRSKLKEPDAPSKSKSSSSSASSTSSSSSSDEEDDDDDSDLDSKRGSRGRETHPVPQKKAQILVAKPELKDPIRKKRGRKPLPPEQKAARRPVSLTKVLKTTRKDLGTSATKLPPPLSAPVAGLAALKAHTKEACGGPSTMATPENLASLMKGMAGSPNRGGISWQSSIVHYMNRMSQSQVQAASRLALKSQATNKCSLGLDLKVRTQKGELGVSPSGSKVPKTPGSSAAEQQRGNNSGVPGSQLAPTQELSLQVLDLQSVKNGVPGVGLLARHATATKAVPATNPATGKGPGSGSTGVNMTHSPTDTNKGEKLPCKTTALPTPSVKRDTVKCVAASSGQEGHTVPGEGRKPPALSEMSTGEENSSSDSDPDSSSLPSAGQNLSVAIQTSQDWKPTRSLIEHVFVTDVTANLITVTVKESPTSVGFFNLRHY